The bacterium genome window below encodes:
- a CDS encoding prepilin peptidase, whose translation MSPPNTPLFLIGMAFLFGACIGSFLNVVIYRLPRDESLVWPGSHCPGCNSPIAWWANIPILSYLALRARCRSCGERISARYPLVEAATGLLFAALMFRWIGVEQALSARLLVDWLLAAALIAITFIDAEHQIIPNAITYPGIPLGLLLAWIAPPPSLWDASLGLLIAGGFMWLLSAGYEWYSGQIGLGMGDVKLVAMLGSFLGLESALGIMVVGSLVGLIYGLVLIGFKGTGRATRIPFGPALALAGIVYLFVPGLLQRVLSLL comes from the coding sequence ATGAGCCCACCCAATACACCGCTGTTCCTGATCGGGATGGCGTTTCTGTTCGGTGCTTGTATTGGAAGCTTCCTGAACGTCGTGATCTACCGCTTGCCACGCGATGAGTCACTGGTGTGGCCAGGCTCCCATTGTCCGGGCTGCAACTCGCCGATTGCCTGGTGGGCGAATATTCCGATCCTCTCCTACCTGGCCCTTCGCGCGCGCTGTCGCAGTTGTGGCGAGCGGATCTCCGCCCGCTATCCACTGGTCGAAGCCGCGACCGGGCTCCTTTTTGCTGCGTTGATGTTCCGCTGGATCGGAGTCGAGCAGGCTCTGAGCGCCCGCCTGCTCGTGGACTGGCTGCTGGCCGCGGCGTTGATCGCAATCACGTTCATCGATGCCGAACATCAGATCATCCCCAACGCAATCACCTATCCGGGAATCCCACTGGGTCTACTGCTGGCCTGGATTGCACCACCGCCGAGTCTCTGGGACGCCTCATTGGGCTTGTTGATTGCCGGTGGTTTCATGTGGCTGCTGTCCGCCGGCTATGAGTGGTATTCCGGGCAGATTGGATTGGGCATGGGGGACGTCAAACTGGTGGCCATGCTCGGCAGTTTTCTGGGCCTGGAGTCGGCGCTCGGTATCATGGTGGTGGGCTCGCTCGTGGGTTTGATCTACGGCCTGGTTCTGATCGGATTCAAGGGAACTGGGCGCGCGACACGCATCCCATTCGGTCCGGCACTCGCGCTCGCGGGAATCGTCTACCTGTTCGTGCCGGGACTGCTTCAGCGCGTTCTGAGTCTACTGTGA
- a CDS encoding ABC transporter permease: MNSALRIWVLAKNTYREAVRDKLLYNLLFFAALMIGSSILLAQLHLGEQDRIYRDMGLSSIAFFGVLIAIFVGINLVHREMSQKTVYTMLAKPVHRWEFLLGKYCGLLTLLAMEVGLMSVCFIAVLLFMGSEFSWGLMWAIGLIYLELALITAVAIFFSSFTTPYLAGMFTVALWIIGHLLADVRAFGLRSEAPGLRAVTEALYWTLPNLDRLDIKADASAGNPIEMARISLAALYAMLYSAVLLSGAMVLFQRRDFR, encoded by the coding sequence ATGAACTCGGCCCTCCGTATATGGGTCCTGGCGAAGAATACCTATCGAGAGGCCGTTCGCGACAAGCTCTTGTACAACCTGTTGTTCTTTGCCGCCTTGATGATCGGAAGTTCGATCCTGCTGGCGCAGCTGCACCTGGGTGAACAGGATCGGATCTATCGCGACATGGGATTGTCCTCGATCGCCTTCTTCGGTGTGTTGATTGCGATTTTTGTGGGCATCAATCTCGTACATCGCGAGATGTCTCAGAAGACGGTCTACACCATGCTGGCCAAACCGGTGCATCGCTGGGAGTTCTTGCTCGGCAAGTATTGCGGTCTGCTCACGCTACTGGCGATGGAAGTCGGTCTGATGAGCGTGTGTTTCATCGCGGTGCTTCTGTTCATGGGTTCCGAGTTCAGCTGGGGGCTCATGTGGGCGATCGGATTGATCTATCTGGAACTCGCTCTCATCACGGCCGTGGCGATCTTCTTCTCGAGTTTCACCACTCCCTATCTTGCGGGCATGTTCACCGTCGCGTTGTGGATCATCGGGCATTTGCTGGCAGATGTGCGCGCCTTTGGTCTGCGCTCAGAGGCGCCGGGACTGCGGGCGGTCACCGAGGCGCTCTACTGGACACTGCCCAACCTGGACAGGCTCGACATCAAAGCGGATGCGTCGGCGGGAAATCCCATCGAGATGGCTCGCATCTCGCTCGCGGCGCTGTACGCGATGCTCTACTCCGCCGTTCTCTTGTCGGGCGCAATGGTTCTGTTCCAACGTCGGGACTTCCGATAG
- a CDS encoding ABC transporter ATP-binding protein, translating into MSAIRTKDLAKTFRTGFWMREIEAVKGIDLDVREGEIFGFIGPNGAGKTTTIKMLAGLVLPTRGRVWLHEQPSSLPASRERLGFLPEGTFFHEYLTASEFLEFHGSLLGIPAEVRRERIPALLERVGIPHAADQQIRRFSKGMKQRAGLAQALIGDPDVLILDEPMSGLDPLGRKDVRDLILSLREEGKTVFFSSHILQDAEMICDQVAIILHGRVVKQGYLDELLGQEIDGVEMVVEGIDGGMFNELSGTARRAVEQGPRFLFEFASEDDAESALDQVRAAKGRVRSMIPQRRSLEDLLLEGVKQENQA; encoded by the coding sequence GTGAGCGCAATTCGAACCAAAGATCTGGCGAAGACCTTCCGCACCGGCTTCTGGATGCGCGAGATAGAAGCCGTGAAAGGCATCGATCTCGACGTGCGCGAGGGTGAGATCTTCGGCTTCATCGGGCCCAATGGCGCGGGCAAGACCACCACGATCAAGATGTTGGCGGGTCTGGTCCTGCCTACCAGAGGTCGGGTCTGGTTGCACGAACAGCCATCGAGCCTGCCCGCGAGTCGCGAACGCCTGGGATTTCTGCCGGAGGGCACGTTCTTTCACGAATACCTCACCGCGTCCGAGTTTCTCGAATTCCACGGATCGCTTCTGGGCATTCCCGCGGAGGTCCGGCGCGAGCGGATTCCCGCGCTGCTCGAGCGCGTCGGTATACCGCACGCGGCCGACCAACAGATTCGACGATTCTCCAAGGGCATGAAGCAACGGGCGGGGTTGGCTCAGGCACTGATCGGTGATCCCGACGTGCTGATCCTGGACGAACCCATGTCGGGTCTCGATCCGCTGGGCCGCAAAGATGTACGCGACTTGATTCTCTCCCTTCGCGAAGAGGGCAAGACCGTATTCTTCTCATCGCACATTCTGCAGGACGCAGAGATGATCTGTGATCAGGTCGCGATCATCTTGCACGGACGGGTCGTGAAGCAGGGATATCTCGACGAACTTCTCGGACAGGAGATCGATGGAGTCGAGATGGTCGTCGAGGGTATCGATGGCGGAATGTTCAACGAACTCAGCGGCACCGCGCGCCGTGCGGTCGAGCAGGGGCCGCGCTTCCTGTTCGAGTTCGCAAGCGAGGACGACGCGGAATCCGCACTCGATCAGGTACGGGCGGCCAAGGGCAGAGTCCGCAGCATGATACCGCAACGCCGGAGCCTCGAAGATCTATTGCTCGAAGGCGTCAAGCAGGAGAACCAGGCATGA